The Panicum virgatum strain AP13 chromosome 5K, P.virgatum_v5, whole genome shotgun sequence genome has a window encoding:
- the LOC120708701 gene encoding uncharacterized protein LOC120708701 isoform X3, translating into MRNNCVMQIHGVGMMEDLFVETFKPGGHMHEMTFWKLSGSWNKSWDDRIMLSLGAVEQLLGKNKSSCFLEREFNGYDKQKIHTIFVPFVMDEHWSLVVVEPDIEVIIVLDSYNELEDSTERHAQLINALKGHLCSSLGLQSANYSIITPVVQKQNNLDDCGFHMLLYIMQYKDQNYKNISEARKLQMNHAEVSGLLSVGMHETDVGGESYAVEYPKMDQDTSHETTKFDVVMATSALYTDNINTNACLDEHQMSGIQPMEEIKFGNAQPFELLSKGTAADSEEESMPSSPDTSSTGYMEQNLQHMYDALVDKVQPVVLSPAFITCDKTLHLEPHLTFSFDGIKIEYLDLNSFEDKKMIALQWEISNIISISCKWAQNVGSALITLLAGPKAETGNAGPVRVQFCLLDSQWPRRQQKIWELGPRYQEIWKEIPSDEFTSEDWSIEPSLFFPRQYFSSTDDFEDIIYPQGDPDAVSISKRDVELLLPETFVNDTIIDFYIKYLTTRIESTEKRRFHFFNSFFFRKLADLDKDQGRAPEGRAAFLRVRKWTRKINVFEKDFLFIPVNFNLHWSLIVICYPGEVATFKDGDTKLSAKVPCILHMDSLKGSHTGLKDIIQSYLWEEWKERHPESASDNSDKFLNLRFVSLELPQQDNSFDCGLFLLHYVELFLMDAPRNFNPLKIDVFSGFLSGDWFAPAEASLKRSVVRKLIHEVLTGSFQNHPKLACSGEQLDERHQRCSNAEQESANEFLAQRCTAGDPETVCTVHDGTHEIQPSKSICLNDSEEKGLPVSGCLLDTGKVSIVDAQNLQVYAPDMENVCLSSQAEKNEPVIAESNNQLNMRSCAPGQDEVLKGSNCVVTDKEHGESLFASLDDNQEVSSRTEVEMQDIMVSTSCSISEITAQVIACQEHSFQRSADIGDECFRPSQDVASVMTLDSITVDDGPNSERNAAEGDRGDHHEYTDSVTVGDDKDVADTKCEDNLVDPIIGESAIIENVKENNTTDPVTVENAIIENVKDISTTADDVNHGELYVSSQLPEGNIDSGVTVSGSESKFGSPDNGMAGASTVPSDLKEQTIEKVVAGDFTHESNINAKNRSELEVGNTGYSMTGVNTVSSVMNEGNTDRIISGGCTNATDVNADGEGSGNYKYSAMDSAVPCEDETTCTDGVIPSMDVPCRTMNETVLEDKPSDAKRPLPDGPCELVDRPCMPKNETSENTSLDGKRSAPDGTCEENPGDKCIQNDDGQSTDAKIERHYKRRKVRALEKQQSFSGASSLD; encoded by the exons ATGAGAAACAATTGTGTAATGCAAATACATGGCGTGGGGATGATGGAGGATTTATTTGTTGAGACCTTCAAACCAGGTGGTCACATGCACGAGATGACGTTTTGGAAGCTCTCAGGCTCATGGAACAAATCATGGGATGACCGGATTATGCTTTCACTTGGTGCTGTA GAACAATTGTTAGGGAAGAATAAAAGTTCTTGTTTTCTCGAAAGAGAATTTAACGGTTATGACAAACAGAAAATACATACG ATTTTTGTCCCTTTCGTTATGGATGAACACTGGTCCTTAGTTGTGGTGGAACCTGATATAGAAGTTATAATTGTTCTTGATTCCTATAATGAATTGGAGGACTCCACAGAACGTCATGCACAACTG ATAAATGCACTGAAAGGTCATCTTTGTTCTTCACTAGGCCTGCAATCTGCTAACTACAGCATTATTACACCAGTAGTTCAGAAGCAAAACAACCT TGATGATTGTGGTTTTCATATGCTTCTGTACATAATGCAATATAAGGATCAAAACTACAAGAACATTAGTGAG GCCAGAAAGTTACAGATGAATCATGCTGAAGTCTCTGGTTTGTTAAGTGTTGGTATGCATGAAACAGATGTGGGTGGAGAATCATATGCAGTTGAATATCCTAAAATGGATCAGGATACTTCCCATGAAACAACCAAATTTGATGTAGTAATGGCAACTTCGGCATTGTATACTGATAATATCAATACCAATGCTTGCTTGGATGAACATCAAATGTCAGGAATTCAGCCTATGGAGGAAATTAAATTTGGCAATGCACAACCCTTTGAGCTTCTATCgaaa GGAACGGCAGCTGATTCTGAGGAAGAAAGCATGCCATCTAGCCCTGACACTTCGTCTACCG GTTACATGGAGCAAAATCTGCAACATATGTATGATGCGCTG GTTGACAAAGTACAACCAGTTGTGCTTAGTCCTGCCTTTATAACATGTGACAAAACTTTGCACCTTGAGCCTCACCTTACTTTCTCATTCGATGGGATCAAAATTGAGTATTTGGATTTAAATTCCTTTGAAGACAAGAAGATGATAGCTTTACAATGGGAAATCTCAAATATTATTTCCATCAGTTGTAAATGGGCTCAGAAT GTTGGATCTGCCTTGATAACACTCCTTGCTGGACCCAAAGCAGAAACTGGAAATGCAG GTCCTGTTAGAGTACAATTTTGTCTTCTTGATTCACAATGGCCAAGGAGACAACAGAAGATCTGGGAACTCGGACCAAGATATCAAGAAATATGGAAGGAAATCCCATC AGATGAGTTTACATCGGAGGATTGGAGCATTGAACCCAGTCTGTTTTTTCCTAGGCAATACTTTTCAAG CACTGACGACTTTGAAGATATAATCTATCCCCAAGGAGATCCTGATGCTGTTTCCATTAGCAAAAGGGATGTTGAGCTCCTTCTTCCTGAAACTTTTGTCAATGATACAATAATTGACTTTTATATCAA ATACTTGACCACAAGAATTGAATCTACCGAGAAGCGCAGGTTCCACTTCTTTAATAGCTTCTTTTTTCGCAAGCTGGCAGATCTTGACAAAGATCAGGGGAGAGCTCCAGAAGGTAGAGCAGCCTTCTTACGTGTTCGCAAATGGACCCGCAAAATAAATGTATTTGAGAAGGATTTTCTGTTCATTCCAGTCAACTTCAA CTTGCACTGGAGCTTAATTGTTATTTGCTATCCTGGAGAAGTGGCGACATTTAAAG ATGGAGATACGAAGCTCTCAGCTAAAGTTCCATGTATTTTACACATGGATTCACTTAAAGGAAGTCATACTGGACTCAAGGACATCATTCAAAG TTATTTATGGGAAGAGTGGAAAGAAAGGCACCCTGAATCAGCATCAGATAATTCGGACAAATTCTTGAACTTGAGATTTGTTTCCCTTGAG CTCCCTCAACAGGATAATTCATTTGATTGCGGCTTGTTCTTGCTCCATTatgtggaattatttttgatgGATGCTCCAAGGAACTTCAATCCACTGAAGATTGATGTATTTTCTGGCTTT CTTAGTGgtgattggtttgcacctgcTGAAGCTTCTCTCAAGCGATCGGTTGTCCGAAAGTTAATTCATGAGGTGCTGACAGGATCGTTTCAGAATCACCCTAAGCTAGCTTGCAGTGGCGAGCAGCTTGATGAAAGACATCAAAGATGCTCAAATGCTGAGCAGGAATCAGCTAATGAATTTCTTGCTCAGAGGTGCACTGCTGGTGACCCTGAAACAGTTTGCACAGTTCATGATGGCACTCATGAAATACAGCCATCCAAGTCCATCTGTTTAAATGATTCCGAAGAAAAggggttgcctgtttctggGTGCTTGTTGGACACTGGAAAGGTTTCAATTGTCGATGCACAGAATCTACAG GTTTATGCACCAGACATGGAAAATGTTTGCCTGTCAAGCCAAGCTGAGAAAAATGAGCCAGTTATTGCAGAATCTAACAATCAACTTAATATGAGATCATGTGCCCCAGGACAAGATGAAGTGCTCAAGGGATCAAATTGTGTGGTAACAGATAAGGAACATGGAGAATCTTTGTTTGCTTCTTTGGATGATAACCAAGAAGTTTCCAGTAGAACAGAAGTTGAGATGCAGGACATTATGGTTTCCACGAGCTGCTCAATTTCTGAAATTACTGCTCAGGTAATTGCCTGTCAAGAACATTCTTTCCAAAGAAGTGCAGACATTGGGGATGAGTGCTTTAGACCTTCTCAAGATGTGGCTTCTGTCATGACTCTCGACTCCATCACAGTTGATGATGGACCAAATTCAGAAAGAAATGCAGCTGAAGGTGATCGTGGTGACCATCATGAATATACGGATTCAGTCACAGTCGGCGACGACAAAGATGTTGCTGATACGAAGTGTGAAGATAATCTTGTGGATCCTATAATAGGAGAAAGTGCTATCATCGAGAATGTGAAGGAAAACAACACAACTGATCCTGTAACAGTAGAAAATGCCATCATCGAAAATGTGAAGGATATTAGCACAACTGCCGACGATGTCAATCATGGTGAGCTGTATGTTTCATCTCAGTTGCCAGAAGGAAACATTGACAGTGGTGTGACTGTTAGTGGTTCTGAGTCGAAATTCGGAAGCCCCGATAATGGTATGGCTGGTGCTAGCACAGTTCCCTCTGACTTGAAAGAGCAAACTATTGAAAAAGTAGTGGCAGGCGACTTTACACATGAAAGTAACATAAATGCCAAGAATAGGTCCGAGTTGGAAGTGGGAAATACTGGATATAGTATGACTGGTGTTAATACAGTTTCCTCTGTCATGAATGAGGGAAACACTGACCGAATAATATCAGGTGGTTGTACAAATGCAACTGATGTAAATGCTGATGGTGAGGGTTCTGGCAATTACAAATACTCAGCAATGGACAGTGCAGTTCCTTGTGAAGATGAGACAACCTGCACTGATGGTGTGATTCCATCCATGGACGTGCCCTGCAGGACTATGAATGAAACAGTTTTGGAGGACAAACCTTCCGATGCTAAAAGGCCTCTGCCCGATGGCCCCTGTGAACTTGTTGATAGACCTTGCATGCCGAAGAATGAAACGTCAGAGAACACATCTCTTGATGGTAAGAGGTCTGCACCTGATGGCACCTGCGAAGAGAATCCTGGTGACAAGTGTATACAGAATGATGATGGTCAGAGCACTGATGCAAAAATAGAGAGGCATTACAAGCGACGGAAGGTTCGGGCCTTAGAGAAACAGCAAAGCTTCTCGGGTGCCTCATCGTTAGATTAG
- the LOC120708701 gene encoding uncharacterized protein LOC120708701 isoform X6: MRNNCVMQIHGVGMMEDLFVETFKPGGHMHEMTFWKLSGSWNKSWDDRIMLSLGAVIFVPFVMDEHWSLVVVEPDIEVIIVLDSYNELEDSTERHAQLINALKGHLCSSLGLQSANYSIITPVVQKQNNLDDCGFHMLLYIMQYKDQNYKNISEARKLQMNHAEVSGLLSVGMHETDVGGESYAVEYPKMDQDTSHETTKFDVVMATSALYTDNINTNACLDEHQMSGIQPMEEIKFGNAQPFELLSKGTAADSEEESMPSSPDTSSTGYMEQNLQHMYDALVDKVQPVVLSPAFITCDKTLHLEPHLTFSFDGIKIEYLDLNSFEDKKMIALQWEISNIISISCKWAQNVGSALITLLAGPKAETGNAGPVRVQFCLLDSQWPRRQQKIWELGPRYQEIWKEIPSDEFTSEDWSIEPSLFFPRQYFSSTDDFEDIIYPQGDPDAVSISKRDVELLLPETFVNDTIIDFYIKYLTTRIESTEKRRFHFFNSFFFRKLADLDKDQGRAPEGRAAFLRVRKWTRKINVFEKDFLFIPVNFNLHWSLIVICYPGEVATFKDGDTKLSAKVPCILHMDSLKGSHTGLKDIIQSYLWEEWKERHPESASDNSDKFLNLRFVSLELPQQDNSFDCGLFLLHYVELFLMDAPRNFNPLKIDVFSGFLSGDWFAPAEASLKRSVVRKLIHEVLTGSFQNHPKLACSGEQLDERHQRCSNAEQESANEFLAQRCTAGDPETVCTVHDGTHEIQPSKSICLNDSEEKGLPVSGCLLDTGKVSIVDAQNLQVYAPDMENVCLSSQAEKNEPVIAESNNQLNMRSCAPGQDEVLKGSNCVVTDKEHGESLFASLDDNQEVSSRTEVEMQDIMVSTSCSISEITAQVIACQEHSFQRSADIGDECFRPSQDVASVMTLDSITVDDGPNSERNAAEGDRGDHHEYTDSVTVGDDKDVADTKCEDNLVDPIIGESAIIENVKENNTTDPVTVENAIIENVKDISTTADDVNHGELYVSSQLPEGNIDSGVTVSGSESKFGSPDNGMAGASTVPSDLKEQTIEKVVAGDFTHESNINAKNRSELEVGNTGYSMTGVNTVSSVMNEGNTDRIISGGCTNATDVNADGEGSGNYKYSAMDSAVPCEDETTCTDGVIPSMDVPCRTMNETVLEDKPSDAKRPLPDGPCELVDRPCMPKNETSENTSLDGKRSAPDGTCEENPGDKCIQNDDGQSTDAKIERHYKRRKVRALEKQQSFSGASSLD; encoded by the exons ATGAGAAACAATTGTGTAATGCAAATACATGGCGTGGGGATGATGGAGGATTTATTTGTTGAGACCTTCAAACCAGGTGGTCACATGCACGAGATGACGTTTTGGAAGCTCTCAGGCTCATGGAACAAATCATGGGATGACCGGATTATGCTTTCACTTGGTGCTGTA ATTTTTGTCCCTTTCGTTATGGATGAACACTGGTCCTTAGTTGTGGTGGAACCTGATATAGAAGTTATAATTGTTCTTGATTCCTATAATGAATTGGAGGACTCCACAGAACGTCATGCACAACTG ATAAATGCACTGAAAGGTCATCTTTGTTCTTCACTAGGCCTGCAATCTGCTAACTACAGCATTATTACACCAGTAGTTCAGAAGCAAAACAACCT TGATGATTGTGGTTTTCATATGCTTCTGTACATAATGCAATATAAGGATCAAAACTACAAGAACATTAGTGAG GCCAGAAAGTTACAGATGAATCATGCTGAAGTCTCTGGTTTGTTAAGTGTTGGTATGCATGAAACAGATGTGGGTGGAGAATCATATGCAGTTGAATATCCTAAAATGGATCAGGATACTTCCCATGAAACAACCAAATTTGATGTAGTAATGGCAACTTCGGCATTGTATACTGATAATATCAATACCAATGCTTGCTTGGATGAACATCAAATGTCAGGAATTCAGCCTATGGAGGAAATTAAATTTGGCAATGCACAACCCTTTGAGCTTCTATCgaaa GGAACGGCAGCTGATTCTGAGGAAGAAAGCATGCCATCTAGCCCTGACACTTCGTCTACCG GTTACATGGAGCAAAATCTGCAACATATGTATGATGCGCTG GTTGACAAAGTACAACCAGTTGTGCTTAGTCCTGCCTTTATAACATGTGACAAAACTTTGCACCTTGAGCCTCACCTTACTTTCTCATTCGATGGGATCAAAATTGAGTATTTGGATTTAAATTCCTTTGAAGACAAGAAGATGATAGCTTTACAATGGGAAATCTCAAATATTATTTCCATCAGTTGTAAATGGGCTCAGAAT GTTGGATCTGCCTTGATAACACTCCTTGCTGGACCCAAAGCAGAAACTGGAAATGCAG GTCCTGTTAGAGTACAATTTTGTCTTCTTGATTCACAATGGCCAAGGAGACAACAGAAGATCTGGGAACTCGGACCAAGATATCAAGAAATATGGAAGGAAATCCCATC AGATGAGTTTACATCGGAGGATTGGAGCATTGAACCCAGTCTGTTTTTTCCTAGGCAATACTTTTCAAG CACTGACGACTTTGAAGATATAATCTATCCCCAAGGAGATCCTGATGCTGTTTCCATTAGCAAAAGGGATGTTGAGCTCCTTCTTCCTGAAACTTTTGTCAATGATACAATAATTGACTTTTATATCAA ATACTTGACCACAAGAATTGAATCTACCGAGAAGCGCAGGTTCCACTTCTTTAATAGCTTCTTTTTTCGCAAGCTGGCAGATCTTGACAAAGATCAGGGGAGAGCTCCAGAAGGTAGAGCAGCCTTCTTACGTGTTCGCAAATGGACCCGCAAAATAAATGTATTTGAGAAGGATTTTCTGTTCATTCCAGTCAACTTCAA CTTGCACTGGAGCTTAATTGTTATTTGCTATCCTGGAGAAGTGGCGACATTTAAAG ATGGAGATACGAAGCTCTCAGCTAAAGTTCCATGTATTTTACACATGGATTCACTTAAAGGAAGTCATACTGGACTCAAGGACATCATTCAAAG TTATTTATGGGAAGAGTGGAAAGAAAGGCACCCTGAATCAGCATCAGATAATTCGGACAAATTCTTGAACTTGAGATTTGTTTCCCTTGAG CTCCCTCAACAGGATAATTCATTTGATTGCGGCTTGTTCTTGCTCCATTatgtggaattatttttgatgGATGCTCCAAGGAACTTCAATCCACTGAAGATTGATGTATTTTCTGGCTTT CTTAGTGgtgattggtttgcacctgcTGAAGCTTCTCTCAAGCGATCGGTTGTCCGAAAGTTAATTCATGAGGTGCTGACAGGATCGTTTCAGAATCACCCTAAGCTAGCTTGCAGTGGCGAGCAGCTTGATGAAAGACATCAAAGATGCTCAAATGCTGAGCAGGAATCAGCTAATGAATTTCTTGCTCAGAGGTGCACTGCTGGTGACCCTGAAACAGTTTGCACAGTTCATGATGGCACTCATGAAATACAGCCATCCAAGTCCATCTGTTTAAATGATTCCGAAGAAAAggggttgcctgtttctggGTGCTTGTTGGACACTGGAAAGGTTTCAATTGTCGATGCACAGAATCTACAG GTTTATGCACCAGACATGGAAAATGTTTGCCTGTCAAGCCAAGCTGAGAAAAATGAGCCAGTTATTGCAGAATCTAACAATCAACTTAATATGAGATCATGTGCCCCAGGACAAGATGAAGTGCTCAAGGGATCAAATTGTGTGGTAACAGATAAGGAACATGGAGAATCTTTGTTTGCTTCTTTGGATGATAACCAAGAAGTTTCCAGTAGAACAGAAGTTGAGATGCAGGACATTATGGTTTCCACGAGCTGCTCAATTTCTGAAATTACTGCTCAGGTAATTGCCTGTCAAGAACATTCTTTCCAAAGAAGTGCAGACATTGGGGATGAGTGCTTTAGACCTTCTCAAGATGTGGCTTCTGTCATGACTCTCGACTCCATCACAGTTGATGATGGACCAAATTCAGAAAGAAATGCAGCTGAAGGTGATCGTGGTGACCATCATGAATATACGGATTCAGTCACAGTCGGCGACGACAAAGATGTTGCTGATACGAAGTGTGAAGATAATCTTGTGGATCCTATAATAGGAGAAAGTGCTATCATCGAGAATGTGAAGGAAAACAACACAACTGATCCTGTAACAGTAGAAAATGCCATCATCGAAAATGTGAAGGATATTAGCACAACTGCCGACGATGTCAATCATGGTGAGCTGTATGTTTCATCTCAGTTGCCAGAAGGAAACATTGACAGTGGTGTGACTGTTAGTGGTTCTGAGTCGAAATTCGGAAGCCCCGATAATGGTATGGCTGGTGCTAGCACAGTTCCCTCTGACTTGAAAGAGCAAACTATTGAAAAAGTAGTGGCAGGCGACTTTACACATGAAAGTAACATAAATGCCAAGAATAGGTCCGAGTTGGAAGTGGGAAATACTGGATATAGTATGACTGGTGTTAATACAGTTTCCTCTGTCATGAATGAGGGAAACACTGACCGAATAATATCAGGTGGTTGTACAAATGCAACTGATGTAAATGCTGATGGTGAGGGTTCTGGCAATTACAAATACTCAGCAATGGACAGTGCAGTTCCTTGTGAAGATGAGACAACCTGCACTGATGGTGTGATTCCATCCATGGACGTGCCCTGCAGGACTATGAATGAAACAGTTTTGGAGGACAAACCTTCCGATGCTAAAAGGCCTCTGCCCGATGGCCCCTGTGAACTTGTTGATAGACCTTGCATGCCGAAGAATGAAACGTCAGAGAACACATCTCTTGATGGTAAGAGGTCTGCACCTGATGGCACCTGCGAAGAGAATCCTGGTGACAAGTGTATACAGAATGATGATGGTCAGAGCACTGATGCAAAAATAGAGAGGCATTACAAGCGACGGAAGGTTCGGGCCTTAGAGAAACAGCAAAGCTTCTCGGGTGCCTCATCGTTAGATTAG
- the LOC120708701 gene encoding uncharacterized protein LOC120708701 isoform X7, translating to MDEHWSLVVVEPDIEVIIVLDSYNELEDSTERHAQLINALKGHLCSSLGLQSANYSIITPVVQKQNNLDDCGFHMLLYIMQYKDQNYKNISEARKLQMNHAEVSGLLSVGMHETDVGGESYAVEYPKMDQDTSHETTKFDVVMATSALYTDNINTNACLDEHQMSGIQPMEEIKFGNAQPFELLSKGTAADSEEESMPSSPDTSSTGYMEQNLQHMYDALVDKVQPVVLSPAFITCDKTLHLEPHLTFSFDGIKIEYLDLNSFEDKKMIALQWEISNIISISCKWAQNVGSALITLLAGPKAETGNAGPVRVQFCLLDSQWPRRQQKIWELGPRYQEIWKEIPSDEFTSEDWSIEPSLFFPRQYFSSTDDFEDIIYPQGDPDAVSISKRDVELLLPETFVNDTIIDFYIKYLTTRIESTEKRRFHFFNSFFFRKLADLDKDQGRAPEGRAAFLRVRKWTRKINVFEKDFLFIPVNFNLHWSLIVICYPGEVATFKDGDTKLSAKVPCILHMDSLKGSHTGLKDIIQSYLWEEWKERHPESASDNSDKFLNLRFVSLELPQQDNSFDCGLFLLHYVELFLMDAPRNFNPLKIDVFSGFLSGDWFAPAEASLKRSVVRKLIHEVLTGSFQNHPKLACSGEQLDERHQRCSNAEQESANEFLAQRCTAGDPETVCTVHDGTHEIQPSKSICLNDSEEKGLPVSGCLLDTGKVSIVDAQNLQVYAPDMENVCLSSQAEKNEPVIAESNNQLNMRSCAPGQDEVLKGSNCVVTDKEHGESLFASLDDNQEVSSRTEVEMQDIMVSTSCSISEITAQVIACQEHSFQRSADIGDECFRPSQDVASVMTLDSITVDDGPNSERNAAEGDRGDHHEYTDSVTVGDDKDVADTKCEDNLVDPIIGESAIIENVKENNTTDPVTVENAIIENVKDISTTADDVNHGELYVSSQLPEGNIDSGVTVSGSESKFGSPDNGMAGASTVPSDLKEQTIEKVVAGDFTHESNINAKNRSELEVGNTGYSMTGVNTVSSVMNEGNTDRIISGGCTNATDVNADGEGSGNYKYSAMDSAVPCEDETTCTDGVIPSMDVPCRTMNETVLEDKPSDAKRPLPDGPCELVDRPCMPKNETSENTSLDGKRSAPDGTCEENPGDKCIQNDDGQSTDAKIERHYKRRKVRALEKQQSFSGASSLD from the exons ATGGATGAACACTGGTCCTTAGTTGTGGTGGAACCTGATATAGAAGTTATAATTGTTCTTGATTCCTATAATGAATTGGAGGACTCCACAGAACGTCATGCACAACTG ATAAATGCACTGAAAGGTCATCTTTGTTCTTCACTAGGCCTGCAATCTGCTAACTACAGCATTATTACACCAGTAGTTCAGAAGCAAAACAACCT TGATGATTGTGGTTTTCATATGCTTCTGTACATAATGCAATATAAGGATCAAAACTACAAGAACATTAGTGAG GCCAGAAAGTTACAGATGAATCATGCTGAAGTCTCTGGTTTGTTAAGTGTTGGTATGCATGAAACAGATGTGGGTGGAGAATCATATGCAGTTGAATATCCTAAAATGGATCAGGATACTTCCCATGAAACAACCAAATTTGATGTAGTAATGGCAACTTCGGCATTGTATACTGATAATATCAATACCAATGCTTGCTTGGATGAACATCAAATGTCAGGAATTCAGCCTATGGAGGAAATTAAATTTGGCAATGCACAACCCTTTGAGCTTCTATCgaaa GGAACGGCAGCTGATTCTGAGGAAGAAAGCATGCCATCTAGCCCTGACACTTCGTCTACCG GTTACATGGAGCAAAATCTGCAACATATGTATGATGCGCTG GTTGACAAAGTACAACCAGTTGTGCTTAGTCCTGCCTTTATAACATGTGACAAAACTTTGCACCTTGAGCCTCACCTTACTTTCTCATTCGATGGGATCAAAATTGAGTATTTGGATTTAAATTCCTTTGAAGACAAGAAGATGATAGCTTTACAATGGGAAATCTCAAATATTATTTCCATCAGTTGTAAATGGGCTCAGAAT GTTGGATCTGCCTTGATAACACTCCTTGCTGGACCCAAAGCAGAAACTGGAAATGCAG GTCCTGTTAGAGTACAATTTTGTCTTCTTGATTCACAATGGCCAAGGAGACAACAGAAGATCTGGGAACTCGGACCAAGATATCAAGAAATATGGAAGGAAATCCCATC AGATGAGTTTACATCGGAGGATTGGAGCATTGAACCCAGTCTGTTTTTTCCTAGGCAATACTTTTCAAG CACTGACGACTTTGAAGATATAATCTATCCCCAAGGAGATCCTGATGCTGTTTCCATTAGCAAAAGGGATGTTGAGCTCCTTCTTCCTGAAACTTTTGTCAATGATACAATAATTGACTTTTATATCAA ATACTTGACCACAAGAATTGAATCTACCGAGAAGCGCAGGTTCCACTTCTTTAATAGCTTCTTTTTTCGCAAGCTGGCAGATCTTGACAAAGATCAGGGGAGAGCTCCAGAAGGTAGAGCAGCCTTCTTACGTGTTCGCAAATGGACCCGCAAAATAAATGTATTTGAGAAGGATTTTCTGTTCATTCCAGTCAACTTCAA CTTGCACTGGAGCTTAATTGTTATTTGCTATCCTGGAGAAGTGGCGACATTTAAAG ATGGAGATACGAAGCTCTCAGCTAAAGTTCCATGTATTTTACACATGGATTCACTTAAAGGAAGTCATACTGGACTCAAGGACATCATTCAAAG TTATTTATGGGAAGAGTGGAAAGAAAGGCACCCTGAATCAGCATCAGATAATTCGGACAAATTCTTGAACTTGAGATTTGTTTCCCTTGAG CTCCCTCAACAGGATAATTCATTTGATTGCGGCTTGTTCTTGCTCCATTatgtggaattatttttgatgGATGCTCCAAGGAACTTCAATCCACTGAAGATTGATGTATTTTCTGGCTTT CTTAGTGgtgattggtttgcacctgcTGAAGCTTCTCTCAAGCGATCGGTTGTCCGAAAGTTAATTCATGAGGTGCTGACAGGATCGTTTCAGAATCACCCTAAGCTAGCTTGCAGTGGCGAGCAGCTTGATGAAAGACATCAAAGATGCTCAAATGCTGAGCAGGAATCAGCTAATGAATTTCTTGCTCAGAGGTGCACTGCTGGTGACCCTGAAACAGTTTGCACAGTTCATGATGGCACTCATGAAATACAGCCATCCAAGTCCATCTGTTTAAATGATTCCGAAGAAAAggggttgcctgtttctggGTGCTTGTTGGACACTGGAAAGGTTTCAATTGTCGATGCACAGAATCTACAG GTTTATGCACCAGACATGGAAAATGTTTGCCTGTCAAGCCAAGCTGAGAAAAATGAGCCAGTTATTGCAGAATCTAACAATCAACTTAATATGAGATCATGTGCCCCAGGACAAGATGAAGTGCTCAAGGGATCAAATTGTGTGGTAACAGATAAGGAACATGGAGAATCTTTGTTTGCTTCTTTGGATGATAACCAAGAAGTTTCCAGTAGAACAGAAGTTGAGATGCAGGACATTATGGTTTCCACGAGCTGCTCAATTTCTGAAATTACTGCTCAGGTAATTGCCTGTCAAGAACATTCTTTCCAAAGAAGTGCAGACATTGGGGATGAGTGCTTTAGACCTTCTCAAGATGTGGCTTCTGTCATGACTCTCGACTCCATCACAGTTGATGATGGACCAAATTCAGAAAGAAATGCAGCTGAAGGTGATCGTGGTGACCATCATGAATATACGGATTCAGTCACAGTCGGCGACGACAAAGATGTTGCTGATACGAAGTGTGAAGATAATCTTGTGGATCCTATAATAGGAGAAAGTGCTATCATCGAGAATGTGAAGGAAAACAACACAACTGATCCTGTAACAGTAGAAAATGCCATCATCGAAAATGTGAAGGATATTAGCACAACTGCCGACGATGTCAATCATGGTGAGCTGTATGTTTCATCTCAGTTGCCAGAAGGAAACATTGACAGTGGTGTGACTGTTAGTGGTTCTGAGTCGAAATTCGGAAGCCCCGATAATGGTATGGCTGGTGCTAGCACAGTTCCCTCTGACTTGAAAGAGCAAACTATTGAAAAAGTAGTGGCAGGCGACTTTACACATGAAAGTAACATAAATGCCAAGAATAGGTCCGAGTTGGAAGTGGGAAATACTGGATATAGTATGACTGGTGTTAATACAGTTTCCTCTGTCATGAATGAGGGAAACACTGACCGAATAATATCAGGTGGTTGTACAAATGCAACTGATGTAAATGCTGATGGTGAGGGTTCTGGCAATTACAAATACTCAGCAATGGACAGTGCAGTTCCTTGTGAAGATGAGACAACCTGCACTGATGGTGTGATTCCATCCATGGACGTGCCCTGCAGGACTATGAATGAAACAGTTTTGGAGGACAAACCTTCCGATGCTAAAAGGCCTCTGCCCGATGGCCCCTGTGAACTTGTTGATAGACCTTGCATGCCGAAGAATGAAACGTCAGAGAACACATCTCTTGATGGTAAGAGGTCTGCACCTGATGGCACCTGCGAAGAGAATCCTGGTGACAAGTGTATACAGAATGATGATGGTCAGAGCACTGATGCAAAAATAGAGAGGCATTACAAGCGACGGAAGGTTCGGGCCTTAGAGAAACAGCAAAGCTTCTCGGGTGCCTCATCGTTAGATTAG